In Toxotes jaculatrix isolate fToxJac2 chromosome 12, fToxJac2.pri, whole genome shotgun sequence, the following are encoded in one genomic region:
- the trim37 gene encoding E3 ubiquitin-protein ligase TRIM37, with the protein MDEQSVESIAEVFRCFICMEKLRDARLCPHCSKLCCFSCIRRWLTEQRAQCPHCRAPLQLRELVNCRWAEEVTQQLDTLQLCSLTKHEDNDKDKCENHHEKLSVFCWTCKKCICHQCALWGGMHGGHTFKPLVEIYEQHVTKVKEEVAKLRRRLMELISLVQEVERNVEAVRGAKDERVREIRNAVEMMIARLDNQLKNKLITLMGQKTSLTQETELLESLLQEVEHQLHSCSKSELISKSPEILLMFQQVHRKPMQSFVTTPVPPDFTSELVPAYDSSTFVLVNFSTLRQRADPVYSPPLQISGLCWRLKVYPDGNGVVRGNYLSVFLELSAGLPETSKYEYRVEMVHQASNDPTKNIIREFASDFEVGECWGYNRFFRLDLLASEGYLNMQTDTLVLCYQVRSPTFFQKCRDQYWYISQLESAQSGYIQQINNLKERLAIELFRRQTSRSSSPPDLRLTTGTTASERDPRSVKSDDDIQTTLTNAKKGEEEERTQQDDSNELSDGDLEVDCLTEEEVNPLDGSSTSGSSTATSNTEENDIDEETMSGENDVDFIGNLETEEGELPDDLAGATGGSSSSARSLHRSAAAAAAAAAAGRSANSSGAAACGAVGPGSNSLLEIDPVILIQLLDLKERSSVESLWGLQPRPPVSLLHSQAHPHSRKERERRPQVVRRSAPDSGVLIRLKAQMAEVRSKMSDVKSQVMEARGSAEPRPGPSGAFSVEEVPSHHADSELSACRKPSELDLLGRAAAARSRPCRPARKSLSPVLDSSSSMVVKRRSPEEMEKDLRGAEAATELSLHPKEGLGGGEGVLKADSTQGPLVSLSSSSSEQASTSKQQYSMEKQLYGTSGPKDNIFSLAGPSYMTASKNCGSRTLGAAMLDCDSESSGNSHQSLLEGPSAQPQSNEDPSPSVLVTATSSDSDTEDEALQSNNSRYDNQTPPCTGEQLLSDDMSLPADR; encoded by the exons ATGGATGAACAAAGTGTTGAG AGCATTGCTGAGGTGTTTCGATGCTTCATCTGCATGGAGAAGCTGAGGGACGCTCGCCTCTGCCCACACTGCTCCAaactctgctgcttcagctgcatACGA CGATGgttgacagagcagagagcccAGTGTCCACACTGTCG GGCTCCACTCCAGCTGAGGGAGCTGGTCAACTGTCGGTGGGCAGAGGAGGTGACCCAGCAGCTGGACaccctgcagctctgcagcctcaccaaGCATGAGGACAATGACAAGGACAA ATGTGAGAACCACCATGAGAAGCTGAGTGTTTTCTGTTGGACCTGTAAGAAGTGCATCTGTCATCAGTGTGCTCTGTGGGGAGGCATG CATGGTGGCCACACCTTTAAACCTCTAGTGGAGATCTATGAGCAGCATGTGACcaaggtgaaggaggaggttGCCAAGCTGCGCCGCCGCCTCATGGAGCTAATCAGTCTGGTGCAGGAAGTG GAGCGTAATGTAGAGGCTGTCAGGGGAGCAAAGGATGAGAGGGTCAGAGAGATCCGAAACGCTGTAGAAATGATGATCGCTCGTCTGGACAACCAGCTGAAGAACAAACTCATCACCCTCATGG GCCAGAAGACGTCCTTGACCCAGGAGACGGAGCTGCTGGAGTCTCTCCTGCAGGAGGTGGAGCATCAG CTTCACTCCTGCAGTAAGAGTGAACTCATCTCCAAGAGCCCAGAGATCCTGCTCATGTTCCAGCAGGTCCATCGGAAACCCATGCAGTCCTTCGTCACCACGCCAGTCCCTCCAGACTTCACCAG TGAGCTCGTCCCTGCCTATGACTCCAGCACTTTTGTTCTGGTCAACTTCAG CACCCTGAGACAGCGGGCTGACCCAGTGTATAGTCCTCCTCTGCAGATATCCGGGCTCTGCTGGAGACTGAAAGTCTACCCA GATGGTAATGGTGTGGTGCGAGGAAACTACCTGTCTGTATTCTTGGAACTGTCTGCTGGACTCCCTGAAACATCAAA GTATGAGTACCGTGTGGAGATGGTCCATCAGGCCTCCAACGACCCAACCAAGAACATCATTCGGGAGTTTGCCTCAGACTTTGAGGTGGGTGAATGCTGGGGCTACAATCGCTTCTTCAGACTGGATCTTCTGGCCAGCGAGGGCTACCTGAACATGCAGACCGACACACTGGTCCTTTg CTACCAGGTTCGCTCACCCACCTTCTTCCAGAAGTGCAGAGATCAGTACTGGTACATCAGCCAGCTGGAGTCGGCCCAGAGCGGCTACATACAACAGATCAACAACCTCAAAgag AGGCTCGCTATCGAGCTGTTTCGCCGTCAAACGTCGCGCAGCTCCTCGCCCCCCGACCTGAGGCTCACTACAGGCACCACAGCCTCTGAAAGAGACCCTCGCTCAGTGAAGAGTGACGATGACATCCAGACTACTTTGACTAACGCTAAAAAAGgcgaagaggaagagaggacccaGCAGGATGACTCTAAT GAGCTGTCGGACGGTGACTTGGAGGTGGACTGTCtgacggaggaggaggtgaaccCCCTGGATGGCAGCAGCACCTCGGGGAGCTCCACAGCCACCAGCAACACAGAGGAGAATGACATAGATGAGGAGACCAT GTCTGGAGAGAATGATGTAGACTTCATTGGGAACTTGGAGACAGAAGAAGGAGAGCTTCCTGATGACTTGGCTGGAGCCACAG GTGGATCCAGCTCCAGTGCACGTTCCTTACAtcgcagtgctgctgctgccgccgccgctgctgctgctggtcgtAGTGCCAATAGTAGCGGAGCTGCTGCTTGTGGTGCCGTTGGGCCAGGCAGCAACAGCCTCCTGGAGATTGACCCAGTCATCctgattcagctgctggatCTGAAGGAGCGCAGCAGCGTGGAGTCTCTGTGGGGCCTTCAGCCTCGGcctcctgtttctctcctgCACAGCCAAG CTCATCCTCACTCCAGGAAAGAACGAGAGCGGAGGCCTCAGGTGGTGCGGCGATCAGCTCCAGACTCAGGGGTCCTGATCCGCCTGAAGGCTCAGATGGCAGAGGTCCGCAGCAAGATGTCTGATGTCAAGAGTCAGGTCATGGAGGCTCGGGGGTCCGCAGAGCCCAGGCCTGGCCCATCAGGGGCCTTCAGTGTGGAGGAGGTGCCCTCTCACCACGCTGATTCAGAGTTGTCAGCTTGTCGTAAGCCGAGTGAGCTGGACCTCCTGGggagagcagctgcagctcggTCTAGGCCCTGCCGCCCTG ctAGGaaatctctctcccctgtcctggacagcagcagctctatggttgtgaagaggaggagtccagaggagatggagaaggacCTGAGGGGAGCAGAGGCAGCTACAGAGCTCAGCCTGCATCCGAAAGAGGGCCTGGGAGGTGGAGAGG GAGTGCTGAAGGCTGACAGCACCCAGGGCCCCCTCGTGTCTCTCAGCAGTTCCTCATCAGAGCAGGCCTCCACCTCCAAGCAGCAGTACTCGATGGAGAAGCAGCTGTACGGGACCTCGGGGCCAAAGGACAACATCTTCTCCTTGGCAGGACCAAGCTATATGACTGCCAGCAAGAACTGTGGCAGTAGGACCCTAGG GGCAGCTATGTTGGACTGTGACTCGGAAAGCTCAGGAAACTCCCATCAGTCCTTGCTGGAGGGACCTTCTGCTCAGCCACAGTCAAATGAAG ATCCTTCACCCTCTGTCCTGGTGACAGCAAcgagcagtgacagtgacactgaggaCGAGGCCCTGCAGAGCAACAACTCTCGCTACGACAACCAGACTCCTCCCTGCACAG GAGAGCAGCTTCTGTCTGATGACATGAGTCTGCCTGCTGACAGGTGA
- the ppm1e gene encoding protein phosphatase 1E: MMAGSAAEEKTFRRFLELFLREMRMPLQESDPLPMRPLSDLVSEDEVEGECLDLCLQHLYKYNCPCSLAAALARATADSILQTDLSIHHLNKTVEDGADPLPQIESVKLARLVFNRLFEMCCLWLKELPFRRRPQPYYETSIHAIKNMRRKMEDKHVIIPDFNTLFNVQDQEEQAFFAVFDGHGGVDAAIYAANHLHVNLVRQESFSQDPSEALCRAFKLTDERFVKKASRENLRCGTTGVVTFLRGQTLHVAWLGDSQVILVRRGQVVELMKPHKPDREDEKQRIEALGGCVIWFGTWRVNGSLSVSRAIGDSEHKPYICGDADHSIFPLDGSEDYLILACDGFWDTVSPDEAVRVVSDHLQENTGDTTMVAHKLVASARDAGSSDNITVIVVFLRDPRSPPPTSTEDEEEGVVEGEVEEEEAAEVEEEEQEEEEEEDEAVRAERGGGEGGSTADIGGKSRGGWPLQQCSAPADLGYEDRTDSFTDRTSLSLLGPSLEGRISLTPGSRQPCSNFSPDLFTASHIYREERPLRRRSCVPFQEPSISSFTDPLWPQTAMLLGQAVRRSRRLSYGSRLWGRRWPGRSRELLGLLPSGYLPPYLQRYSNRRPGVAVPQLPHDATI; this comes from the exons TAACTGTCCGTGCTCCCTGGCTGCAGCCTTGGCTAGAGCCACAGCAGACAGCATCCTGCAGACTGACCTCTCCATCCACCACCTCAATAAGACTGTAGAAGATGGAGCTGACCCACTACCAC agataGAGTCTGTGAAGCTGGCCCGGCTGGTGTTCAATAGACTGTTTGAGATGTGCTGCCTCTGGCTGAAGGAGCTGCCCTTCCGCCGCCGCCCACAGCCATACTACGAAACTTCCATCCACGCCATCAAGAACATGAGGCGCAAGATGGAGGACAAGCATGTCATCATCCCTGACTTCAACACACTCTTCAATGTTCAG GATCAGGAAGAACAGGCTTTCTTTGCCGTATTTGACGGCCATGGCGGTGTGGACGCTGCCATTTATGCTGCCAATCACCTCCATGTCAACCTAGTTCGGCAGGAATCCTTCAGCCAGGACCCCAGCGAGGCGCTCTGCAGAGCCTTCAAACTCACTGATGAACGCTTTGTGAAGAAGGCCTCACGAGAG AACCTGCGCTGTGGCACAACAGGTGTGGTGACGTTCCTGCGGGGCCAGACGTTGCACGTGGCCTGGTTGGGGGACTCCCAGGTCATACTGGTGAGGAGAGGACAGGTCGTGGAGCTAATGAAACCACATAAACCAGACAGAGAG GATGAGAAGCAGAGGATCGAGGCTCTGGGGGGCTGTGTGATCTGGTTCGGCACTTGGAGGGTTAATGGCAGTCTGTCTGTATCCAGAGCAATAG GTGACTCCGAGCACAAACCCTACATCTGTGGTGATGCAGACCATAGCATCTTCCCACTGGATGGTTCAGAAGACTACCTGATTCTGGCCTGCGATGGCTTCTGGGACACAGTGAGTCCGGATGAGGCGGTGCGGGTGGTCAGTGACCACCTCCAGGAGAACACTGGAGACACCACCATGGTAGCCCACAAGCTTGTGGCCTCTGCCCGTGATGCGGGCTCTAGTGATAATATCACTGTCATAGTGGTCTTCTTGCGGGACCCACGCTCCCCGCCGCCCACCAGcactgaggatgaggaggagggtgtggtggagggagaggtggaggaagaggaggcagcggaggtggaggaggaggaacaagaagaggaggaggaggaagatgaggcaGTCAGGGCAGAGCGTGGCGGTGGTGAGGGAGGCAGCACTGCGGACATTGGGGGGAAGAGTCGCGGAGGCTGGCCCCTGCAGCAGTGCTCGGCCCCTGCTGACCTCGGCTACGAAGACCGAACGGACTCGTTCACGGACAGAACTAGTCTCAGCCTGCTGGGGCCATCGCTGGAGGGCCGCATCTCTCTGACCCCGGGCTCACGGCAGCCCTGCTCCAACTTTAGCCCCGACCTCTTCACAGCCTCCCACATCTACCGAGAAGAACGCCCACTGAGGCGCAGGTCCTGTGTCCCGTTTCAGGAGCCCAGCATCTCTAGCTTCACGGACCCACTCTGGCCCCAGACAGCCATGCTGTTGGGCCAGGCAGTGAGACGAAGCCGCAGGCTCAGTTATGGTAGTCGCCTATGGGGCCGGAGGTGGCCAGGTAGATCCAGGGAGCTGCTAGGCCTGTTACCATCTGGCTACTTGCCGCCCTACTTGCAGCGCTACTCCAACCGGAGGCCAGGTGTGGCAGTGCCTCAACTGCCCCACGATGCCACCATCTGA